The following DNA comes from Miscanthus floridulus cultivar M001 chromosome 5, ASM1932011v1, whole genome shotgun sequence.
CATGATAACGAATTAGCTACTCTCTTACAAACAAACTAAATTGGAGGTTCTGACATGGAAGCAATCGAACAGTTTCAACATATATACAACATAAATATATGATCAATTCTCCTAAATTACACCTTAAGTTCAAGCCCAACGTACGGAGAATGTACCTAGTTCAATGAACGTATGAGCAAGGTCATAATCTATATATTACGTTTTTTAACCTCTCGAGTTCCAAGATTGTCCAAAAATGTATTGCAAGTGCATCATTGTGCAACCACAGTTTTCAGTCACAATGACCACAGAATATTGCCGCTGCTCATCGCTTCATTCGACTCCGTTGTCATGTACAAACACAGTTGGAGACGAAGCTCCTACTGCCGCAGGGTGTGGCGGCTCCTCCGGGATCATGAAGGGGTCCGGCGCCTCCGCGGTTTGGCGGTCCTTGATGTGGAAGCTGGCACTGTTCTTCTCCATTTCCGCGTAATGCAACCCCTGCAAGATGGCTGGAACACCAGCAGGGCGTTGCATTTGCACTACGCCCTTGTACCCCATCTCCAGGTCGATCTTGTTCCTGGAAGTAAACGGCCCGCCGTCGACGAACGTCTCCGGCGGTGCCGGTGCCGGCAGCTCCACCCATGCCCGGAAATTGTTCATCGACGGCGGCATCCCGGTGCAGAACACCTCGGACACGTTGGCCAGCAGGCCCCTGTTGTACGGGTTCTCCTTCTCGTCGTACCGGTACCTGAAGTTCTCGTACGTCGTCTGCACAAACGAATGAACGTCATGAATTGCATGCGCAGCTCGATCAACGTCTCTGAACAACCAAAGCATGAATGTCTCCGCTCCGGCCGGCTCTGACGGATCGGATCGGAGTACGTCACGTACCTGGTTGGTGCTCATGAGGTAGATGTGGAAGACGGTGAGGCCGCCGACGAACCACGCGACGACGAAGGTGTAGACGATGAGCACGAGGGAGAGCGGCTCGCCGGTCATGGACCTCAGCAGCGACCCGCCGTGTCGCGGCCTCTGCGCGGCGATGTTGAGCCAGGACAGCACGAAGACGTAGAGGCACAGGAACGTGGACGTCgagatgaagaggaagaagaagcggtaGTTGCGCTGCGCGGTGTTCCTCGGTGTCAGCTCAACGCATGCAAAGGATTTTCATTCAGAGCCTGGCGGCCCGGGCGTGGCCGTGACATGCACATACTCACCAGGCCGATGCACTGGCCGACCCAGGGGCAGTGGTGGTCGAACTTCTGGACGCAGTTGTTGCAGATGGAGCAGTGCGACGCCCGCGGCGGCCGGTACAGCAGGCACGTGTCGCAGTACTTCACCCGGACGACGTGGCCCCCCGCGACGGCCACGTCCCTGGTGCGCGGCAGCCGGAGGTGCGGGTTCGCGGCGCTCGTCATCACCCACTCGGTCGACGCCGTGACGACGTCGtcatcggcggcggcgacggggtcgccgtccccgtccccgccgcCCTCCGCCTGCTCCGGCGGGCGCGCGTTCCTCGGCACGATCCCCGGGTCCCTGCTCGATGTCAGGAACAGGAACGCCAGGTCCTgcgatgcgatgcaatgcaaagaacgGAGGATTAGCAATCCTGATCGAGAGCCAGTCGGCATGCAGTCGAGTGAGTCAGGCTCACGCTCACCCACCGATAGCCCAAGAaggatggtggagaggaggaccGGCAGGCCGAGCGGTTGCCTCTCCGAGCTGCCGGAGCTGAGCTTGGTGACGCACTGGAAGCACAGGCCGGCCAACGGGCATGCTATCAGGACTGTGGATAGGAAGAGGGAGCCCGCGTCCGGGCCGAAAATCAGCCGCCCGCCAAAGAGGAATTTCTGAAAAACATTCAGGGACTGTTATTCCTTACAATGGCACTATCTGAATCAAGTTGAAAATCCTATGATCGGCGACACATAAATTCCAAAATTCACAGACATTTTGCAGGAATTAACTGCGATGAAGCAGAGAGGCACCAAGGCTTACATACATTGCTTCCTTTCCAAACCTGGTACAGCCTCCTTCGGTCCGGCGCCCGCTCCCCCATCATCGTCAAGACGTCGACCTCTCACGGTCACGGCCGATCGACCTCGCACAATCAACAAGTAGGCATACGCGGCGGAGCCACGGCGGCGCGCCCCTCCCCAGAATGCTCCGGCCGGCTCCGCGCCGcgtcagtgctcggtcatcagcACGTCGGCCGGCCGGCGCCGCTGCTGTTgggctttctctctctctctggaatCCCCTTTTGGATTTGGAGGTTGGAAGTTGGGAACCTACTGCAACCAAGGCTCCTCTTCGTCTCCGTCGTCCGAACCTGATTGGTCTCTACTGATTAGGCAAAGCAATAAGGCGTGGCGGCGACGCGGGAAAAACAATTAATCATCAGGAGGGCTTAACGACCGCTGCCCGGCCGCGTCCGTCGTGCCCACCTGCATGACGTGACAGGGTGGAGCACCGGCCCGGCCGGCTGGCTGGGCATCGAGGCCCACCTGTCGGCCAGTGCAGGGTGTCGATTCGCGTTTCTGGTTCCTGCTGCACCCACTAATCATGTTCTAATATTCGCTCCACATAGGCAATCACCAATACAGCAATAATAACTACTTAGCTTCCGAATGATATACCAGTACGTACAATATTATTCTTAGAACACGAAATCTCATTCGCTGCATTTTATTTCGATATTGTTTTTAggattattatttattattagtaATAGTAATAAGGAAGAACAAATAAAGAGGGACGTTTTTATGTGTAGTATATCTTTTACCTTTTTTGTTCGTGGCCTCCACGTACGTTTGTAGCCAGCAAAAACGCAAAACTAGGAGTACGTACGACTTTGTCAAAAACAACAACTAGGAGTACGTGACAACATGTCTTCGTCTCTTGTCTTGATTACCTGCTGTTGTGGAttagatatgtatatatatgtgcatCTGAATTCCCAAATTTTATTTGTCCATACGCAATTGGAACCTGTATTGTTTCATCTTCTTTAATTTATTGGACTTGTATCTTATGAGCCGGTACTGCCAAGCATTTGGCACGACAGTTTTACATGCTCCAGTTGCGTAACTAAGCACTAGCCCCTGGTGGAGACTACTAGGTTACAACAAATGGCATTCAGTAGTGTCAGTCCAAAAAGATTGATACTGATTAGTAAGCATTTTCAGGAGCTACTTTGTTTTAATCGGCGCAATACACTACTTGCGCAGGAAActatgcccttgtttagttccaccccaacttccaaaaagttgctacagtacctgtcacatcgaatgtttgcggcccatgcatggagcattaaatgtagacgaaaagaaaaactaattgcacacgTTTCGAGCCTAATTAGtacatgtttgaacactatttgccaaataaaaacgaacgtgctacagtagccccaaaatctaacttcctacaactaaacaagggctatatGGTACGTAGCTATCACACTCGTGTAATGTCTTATTAGGCATACTTAGTTCGCCATTTGGCAG
Coding sequences within:
- the LOC136449854 gene encoding probable protein S-acyltransferase 4; this translates as MMGERAPDRRRLYQVWKGSNKFLFGGRLIFGPDAGSLFLSTVLIACPLAGLCFQCVTKLSSGSSERQPLGLPVLLSTILLGLSDLAFLFLTSSRDPGIVPRNARPPEQAEGGGDGDGDPVAAADDDVVTASTEWVMTSAANPHLRLPRTRDVAVAGGHVVRVKYCDTCLLYRPPRASHCSICNNCVQKFDHHCPWVGQCIGLRNYRFFFLFISTSTFLCLYVFVLSWLNIAAQRPRHGGSLLRSMTGEPLSLVLIVYTFVVAWFVGGLTVFHIYLMSTNQTTYENFRYRYDEKENPYNRGLLANVSEVFCTGMPPSMNNFRAWVELPAPAPPETFVDGGPFTSRNKIDLEMGYKGVVQMQRPAGVPAILQGLHYAEMEKNSASFHIKDRQTAEAPDPFMIPEEPPHPAAVGASSPTVFVHDNGVE